Proteins co-encoded in one Candidatus Planktophila sp. genomic window:
- a CDS encoding type I glutamate--ammonia ligase — protein GEEAAAIPQVPGSLDEVLNNLERDHEFLLKGGVFTKDLIDTWIDFKRKQEVDYVRLRPHPAEFELYFDI, from the coding sequence TGGCGAAGAGGCTGCGGCAATTCCACAGGTACCAGGTTCACTCGATGAAGTGCTCAATAATTTAGAGCGCGACCACGAGTTCTTGCTCAAAGGTGGAGTATTTACTAAGGATCTCATCGATACATGGATTGATTTCAAGCGCAAGCAAGAGGTTGATTATGTTCGTCTTCGACCACATCCAGCTGAGTTCGAACTCTACTTCGATATCTAA